Within the Candidatus Culexarchaeum yellowstonense genome, the region TTACGTTCAGAATTGGTAATATGGGATACATAGAGTTTAAGGATATCCATGAGATGCTTAAGAATCTTGAAGAGGTAGTTAAGTCTAAAGGTTAAATCCAAATTTTTCCTATTCATTCACGTATATAGTGTCCCCCTTAACTCTAACAAAATCTCCACTTTTTATCTTACCTATATCCACCATGTCTACGCATGGTATGTTTGCTATTATTGCACCTACAGCCACTATTGGTTCACAGTACTCATTTATTATTGCTGCTGGCGCTGTGTTTAGTTTCTTCATTCTATAAATTATGTATGTTCCAACGGTGGACCCCTTTCCATGTGGGAATACCAGTATCTTCCCCTTTATGGATTTCCCTTCAAGTGGATGTTCCCTTTCTATCACTATCCCCGTCTTTGGGTCTACGCCTCCCAGAAATGCTATTGGCTCCATTGATACTAGTGCTTCCCCCTCTGCTTCCCCCTCCTTTATCACTCTCCCCTTAATTATCATTCCAAACACCACTTATTGCTGCTTTAACGCAGTCTTCTAAGCTTCCAAATCTAACTTTCACTTTTGAGTGTAGTGGTGCTAATGTGGCCATTTTTGCGCTGTTTGTGGCTAATGTTTTGAATCCCAATTCCTCTATTGGGGCGACAACCATGCATGTATCCCTTATAACATTTCCTCCAGCTTCATTTATTATATCCAGCAATCCCCTTCTTTTAGCTTCATCATACACTTTTCTTGATGTTGTTATCCATAATTGCGATTTAATCTTCCTACCTTTAATCATATTTGCTACCTTCCCTATTTCATCTATTGAGGCATGTGGGCATCCAATACTAACCACATCTATCTCCCTAACATCATGGTTTAAGGTTTCATAGGCTTCCCTTAAATCTTCAATTTCAATTTCTTCAGCGCTATCTTTAATAACCCTTTTAATTTTTGCTTCTGGGGTTATGTTTTCCATGTGGAATAACCCTACAGCTCCACTTGCAGCCATTGATGCTCCAAGTGATTTGAGTTCATCTAAATCTGCAGTTTCTATACCCGTAATGTATGGAACTTTATTTCCAACCATCTTCCCAATTAGGTATCCTAGTGCTCCGAAATCTGAAATCCCCTTCACATTGCATTTAACTTTTATCACGTAGTCTGCAAGTCTATTTTCATCTAGATGTAACCCGTATTTTGCAGTTCTACCGGTTATTGCTGAGGCTAATGCTGAAATTCCACTTTCCCTGTTGGTTCTTGCGCCTAGAATCGAATTTGCATATATTATTGCCGATGATTCCCCCCATGCTATATGTTGCCCAAATTTCGGTTTATTCCCCACTAGATATGGTGTACATGTACATGTGGCTTTCACGCCCATCTTCTCATATGCTTTAACTATTCTAATCTGCTTCTCCGCAAATTCCCTGCTAAATCCGAGTTCCTCCCATAACTCCATATCCATTCCAGCTGGATTTAATGTTGCTTCAACCATAGTTTTAACTCCCATGCTTGCGAGCTCCTCTAGGAATTCAAGTCCCTCATCCCCTAAATTCTTGTAACTTACACCAGAGATGTGTGCACTTTCAATTTTAACCAATCCACTTGCATTGTATATCTTCCCCAAAGCCACTATTATCTCCATGGCTCTACGCACGCCTTCCCCCATCTCACCATTAAGCATAGCTTCCTCTTCCCTAGTTAGCATCACATATACCATTATGTTAGGTGGATATAAATAAAAGTGCCCTTTGCAAATGCATTACGTATTCATTGGGCTACTCATTTTTGGGATTATTAATTCTCTTATGAATTGGAAAAAATTATTTATGTTTTCTAGTTTTCTCCAATAAGTTTTCCATCTCTAATGTTATATGTCTTCTCACATCTCTCTTTTACCATTGGGTCATGTGTTGCAATTATAAATGTTTTTCCAAGGCTTCTATTCAGTTTCGTTATGATTTCCATTATCTTTATGGTTGTATCTGTATCGACATTTCCAGTTGGCTCATCTGCTAGGACTATTGAAGAATCATTTGCCAGTGCTCTTGCTATGGCTACTCTTTGCTGTTCTCCTCCACTCATTTCGTCTGGTTTATGGTTCATTCTATCTTCAAGTCCCACCATTTTAAGCAATTCCATGGCACGTTTCCTCCTCTCTTCTTTCGGTATTTTTGCCAGTGTCATCGGTACTTCAACGTTTTCAAGTGCAGTTAGTACTGGTATTAGGTTTAGGAATTGGAATACGAAGCCAATTTTATTCAACCTATACTCTGCCAACCTTTTTTCACTTAATGTTGTTAAATCTACTCCATCAACGTAGATTTTCCCTTTGGTTGGTGTATCCAATCCCCCTATAATGTTTAGTAGTGTAGTCTTTCCAGATCCTGATGGCCCCACTAGCCCAATTATTTTCCCGTTTGGCATTTTTACAGTGACTCCTCTTAAAGCTTGTACTTCTATTTTCCCATGCCTATATATTTTCACTAGATTTTCTGTTTCAACTATTGCTTTAGACATGTCTTAACGCCTCCACTGGTTTCATTCTTGATGCACGCCAAGCTGGGTATAATCCAGCTATAAGCCCCACTAATACTCCTAGTGCAATGCATACTACAATATTGGTGGGTGTTAATGTTGGTGTGAAGAGCTGTGTGCTTCCCACTTGTCTAACCCCTCTAATTGTTGTTCTACCCAGTATGGATGCTGTTCCCATTATTCCAGGCATGAACATGGGTAATACGTATGCTAATACTCCGCCTACAGCTACCCCTATAACTCCCCCTAGAGCGCCTATAAGTACTGCTTCCGCTAAGAACATCTTTAGTATATCACTACTTTTTGCGCCTATTGCTTTTAGTATTCCAATTTCACGGGTTCTTTCAGACACTGACATTAGCATTGTATTTATTACTCCAAAGCTTCCTGCTACGAGTGCTATTAACCCTATTGTGGCGAAGAACATTGTGAGTGTATTTAGTAGTTGTGTTGCTTGCGTCACCATTGCTGTTGGCGTTGTAACTCTGATGCCTGGTATGTAGCTTGTTATTGTATTTGCAACTTCACTTACCATATATGGGTCTTCACATTTCACAAGTATCTGCGTTGCTTCATTTTCCAGTCCAGTCATATTTTGTGCATCTTCTATGGTGATGTACGCTGAATATTCTTGAAACATCATTCCAGTTTCAAATTCACCTATTACTTCAAACTCCCGTTGCTCTGTTGTCGAAACTCCAACTTTCACTTTCCCACCTATAGTTGTATTCAATGCTTCCATTATGGCTTTGCCGAGAATTATCTTTCCACTTTCCCCTACATTTAGCATTCTCCCATTGATTATGTTTAATCCACCTGTGACTTCGTCATATGTTTGTGGGTCTATTCCATATATTGTAATTCTCGTATTTCCGATGTATCCCATGAAGGACAATTGTGGTGAAACTGCGTAGACCCCTTGTATTTGGCTTATTTGCTCTATTATATTTAGGTTTATGGTTCTCTGTATGGTGAATCCAAATCCTCCAAATCCTCCGAATGGTTGCCCCCCTCTTCCCGGCGTTGTGGCATTGTATATTGTTATGTCTGCTCCTCCGAGTGCTCTAACCATTTGCGTCACTCTTACATCCATTCCTGAAACTATTGAGAGTAGTGCTAGCATCATTCCAACTCCTACAACTATGCCTAATACTGTTAGCGTCGTTCTAAGTTTCCTTCTACTTATATTTCTGATAGCCATTTTCCATGTTTCCATAGAGATCAAAATATAGATTTAGTATGATGTTTAAAAGGAATCTGTTGAAACGCATTTTCCATATGAAGGAAGTTTTATGTGTATATTTGCTTATGGTTATTTTGATGATTGAAAGGTTATCTACTGGTATTGATGGGTTAGATGAACTTTTGGAGGGTGGGATTCCTAGAGGGTTTTTCGTTGCAGTTACTGGTGAACCTGGGACTGGTAAAACAATTCTCTGCATACATTTCATTAATCGTGGCGTTTTGGATGGTGATAAATGCATTTACGTTACAACCGAGGAGTCTAGGGAGTCTATCATTAGACAGGCTGAGCAGTTTGGATTTAAATTCTCCAAGTATGTTGATGAGGGAAGGCTCATAATAATTGATGCATTAATGGGTAAGGAGGATCAGTGGAGTTTAAATTCCCTCACAGTTGATGATATGGTGAATAAGGTTTTGGAGGCTAAAAAGTCTCTGGGTTATGGTAGAGCTAGACTTGTCATTGACTCCATGAGTGCCTTCTGGCTTGATAAACCTGCAATGGCTAGGAAGTACTCATATTATGTTAAGAAAGTTTTGTATAAGTGGGATTTCACGATCTTCGCAACTTCACAATACGCTATAACTACGTCTGAGGCTTTTGGTTGGGGCTTAGAGCATGTGGCTGATGGGATCATAAGGTTTAGGCGATTCATACGTGGAGGTCAGCTAAAGAGGTATGTTATAATAGAGAAGATGAGGCAGACACAGCACTCATTATACCTCCATGAAATAAGTATTGAGCCGAATGCTGGACTTAAAATTATTGGTAAAGCTGGTGAGAGAGTTGAGGATGTAGCCTTACCAAGCGAAGTCTCAAAGAAGATTAAGAAGGTTAAGGAGAGATCGGAAAAGATCGTTGAAGAATAATGTGTAACATGCTTGATTTAAAATTTGCTCCACCGATTATGCGAGTTTGTAGTGTCATGTTTATATTGATGTGATTCATTACCGTATTATGATGGCTATTATGTTTATCCGTATACCCGATTATTTGAAAAGGGAAATGGGATTGCTAGGGGGATTGTTGACTTGAGTGAAGAAATAAGGGATTCCATTGAAAGAAGGGTTAATGAGATAGAGCAAAGAAGAGTTTTTGAGGAGCTTGAGGCTTTAATTCAAAAGTTGCCTAGAATGCCGAGGGGATCAATAACTAGGTATGTGAGGGAAGATCGTGATAGTAATTGATGCTTCCCTTTTAGTGAAGTGTCTCCATCTTTAAACATATTCTCCTAAAAGTTTGTTTCATATTCTTATGGGATGTGATTTTGATGTGGTTTATGTTGACTTGTCCGCCAGGTTTGGAGGATATTGTGGAGCTTGAGTTGAAAGAGAAGTTTGGTTTTGTTAATGTTGTTTTGAAACCATTCAACATTCAAGGTAGGGTTTTGGTGGATATGCAGAGTTCGAATGTTAATGATCTTCTAAGTATGAAATCCATCCATCATGTTAGGAGGTATATTTCAACATTTACAGTTTCCAGTTCTAAGGATGGTTTGAAGGAGATTTATGATGTCGTTTACTCATTGGATTTGAGTGAGTTTCTACCTAAAACTGGCAGTTTTAGGGTTACTAGTGAGAGGATTGGGATTCATGAGTATACTTCCATGGATGTTCAGAGGATTGCTGGTCAAGCTATAGTGGATAAGTATAGGAATAGGGTTGATTTGGAGAATTTCGATGTGGAGGTTATTGTTGATGTTGTTCATGATAAATGTGTTGTATGCATTTCCATTAGTAGGGAGTCTCTTCATAAACGTCACTATAGGGTTTTTGATCATCCTGCAGCTTTAAGGCCTACTATTGCTTATGGTATGGTTAGGCTTTCAAATCCATTGGAGAGTAATGTTTTTGTTGACCCAATGGTTGGTGGTGGAACTATACTTATTGAAGCTGCATTGTATATGGGTTCTAAACTTAAACTTTATGGGTTCGATATTAATGAGCGTTTCCTTGAAGGGGCTAAGGCTAATGCTGAAGCTGCCGGTGTTCTCAGCCTCATAAATTTTTCTAAGGGGGATTGCACCAAGCTATCCAATTATATTAGTAATGTGGATAGGATTGTGACTAATCCGCCATATGGTATTAGAATGGAGCCTAAAATTGGTATTAGGCAATTGTATTTCATGTTTGCATCTGAAGCTTATAAGTGTATGAATAGTGGTGGTAGGCTTGTGGTTATAACTTTGAAGGAGGGGGTTATGCGTAAAGCTCTATTGAACGCCAATTTCAGTATTGTCCATGAAAGGTATACGTTGCATGGAGATTTGAGGGCGAAAATTTTTGTGGCTGAAAAATGATTACTCAAAGATTTTTGTATATGTTTCGTTAAACTTTTATCCTATCATGTTATATTTTCAAACATGAGTAGACGTGAAAGGCTTTTGGGCGAGGATTATGATGTGGAGCCAGTTCTACGTTCAAAGATGAAACCTGAACATTTTGATAGGCTTATGAAGATTAAGGATCCTGAACTTCATAGGTGGATTGCTGATATAATCTTGGTTTGCCAACCATCTTCCATATACATAAATACTGGTTCTCAAGACGATATTGAATATATTAGACGTGTATCCCTTGAGCGCGGTGAAGAAATTCCAACCAAGTATCCACTGCAAACCATACATTTTGATGGGGCTAAGGATCTTGCTAGAGATAGGGAGAATACCAGGATTCTTGTGGAGGGGGTTGGTGGAATTCCATTACTGAATACCAGGGGGAGGATTGATGGTTTGAATGAGATTAAGAGTGTTTTGAAGGGGATTATGATGGGTAATGAAGCCTTTGTGGGATTCTTCTGTTTAGGTCCCAGAAGATCTCCACTATCGCTTTATGCTGTTCAAGTTACCGATTCAGCTTATGTCATGCATAGTGAGAACATATTGTACAGATTAAGTTACGATGATTTTGTTGAGAGGGGGTCTGAGATCAAGTATATGCGTTTCCTACATTCTGCTGGCGAGAGGAATGAGTATGGTTGGAGTAAGAATTTGGATAAGAGGAGAATTTACATAGACCTTGCTGATGACACCGTTTATAGCACAAATACCCAGTATGCAGGTAATACTGTGGGTTTAAAGAAGCTTGCCCTAAGATTGACTGTTTATAGGGGGTGTTTGGAGGGTTGGCTTTCCGAACACATGTTCATTGCCGGCGTTAAGGGGCCAGGGGATAGGATAACCTACTTTACTGGAGCATTTCCCGCTGGTTGTGGTAAAACTTCCACTGCATTGATGGCTGATACAGTTGTGGGTGATGATTTAGCCATTATAAGGGAGGTTAATGGAATTCCTAGAGCCATAAATCCTGAAGTTGGAATGTTTGGGATAATTGAGGGTATTAATCCGAAAGATGATCCTGAAATATATGAGATACTCACATCCCCATATTCTGAAGTTATATTCTCCAATATCTTGTTGATGGGTAATGGTGAAGTTTGGTGGAATGGTAAGATTGGTGTACCCATGGCTGGGTTAAATTATGCTGGTGTATGGTGGCCTGGTAAGGTTGATGAGCGTGGTAATCCAATTCCACCATCACATTCCAATGCTAGATTTACAACGCACATAAAGTATCTTAAGAATCTTGATCCAAGGATAGAGGATCCCGATGGTGTCCCCGTTGGTGGAATGATTTTTGGTGGTAGAGATTCAGATACATGGGTTCCCGTGGAGGAGGGGTTAAGTTGGGAGCATGGAATTGTAACTAAGGGTGCAGCTTTGGAGTCTGAGAGGACTACCGCTGTTCTCGGTAAGGCTGGTGAAAGGGAGTTTAACCCCTACGCCATACTGGATTTCATTTCCATATCCGTGGGGAAGTTTACCGAATTGCACTTCAAGTTTGCTGAGAAGCTCAAGGTTAAACCAAAGGTTTTTGGTGTAAACTACTTCTTGAGAGATGAGAGTGGGAGGTATTTGGCTGAGAAGGTTGATAAGAAGGTTTGGTTGAAGTGGATGGAGCTTAGAGTTCATGATGATGTAGGCTTCATAGAGATCCCCACTGGAAGGATACCCATATACAATGATCTCGTTGAACTGTTCAATAAAGTTCTTGGTAAAGATTATCCTGAGCAACTCTATGAGAAGGAGTTTACAGTTAGGGTTCCACAGCATTTAGCGAAAATTGAGAGGATATGGAAGATATATGCAAACATACCTGACACTCCAGAGTTGCTCTTCCAAATTTTGAGGGAGGAGAGGGAGAGGTTGAAGAAGGCTGAGGAACGTTATGGAAGCTACATTTCACCGATGAAATTCGATAAGAAGTAAATGTGCATTCAATGATTTAACCAGCTAATCCATATTCAAACTTTATTATTTTTGAGGAAGATTTAATAAGCTTTAAAGCCATATTACCTAAGTTGTATGTTGGAGATTTCCGATCTATGGGTTGAAGTTGCTGGTAAGCCTGTTTTGAAGGGTGTTAATTTGAGGATTGATTATGGTGAAGTTCACGTTCTACTTGGACCTAATGGTTCTGGTAAAACTACACTTATAAACGCCATAATTGGTGATCCAAGATTCAAAGTTATCAGAGGCAGTATAAGGTTTAAGGGTATTGACATCACCAATATGCCAATTAATGAGAGGGTTAAATTGGGGATTGGAATCGGATTTCAAATGCCCCCAAAGATTAGGGGTGTTAAGCTTGGAGATTTGTTGAGGGAGATATCATTAAGGTTTGGTGGGAAATCGAATATTGATGAATTGGCTAAATCTCTGAATATGCATGAATTCTTGGATCGCGAAGTTAATGTGGGATTTTCTGGTGGTGAGTTGAAGAGGTGTGAGGTTCTACAAGTTTTAGTTCAATCCCCAGATCTAGCCATATTCGATGAACCTGATTCCGGCGTTGATGTGGAGAATTTGTCATTGTTGGCTAAGGCTATAAATGATTTTTGCAGTTTAAGTGATAAACCAATTATGAGGAAGAGATCTGCATTGATAATAACCCACTTAGGATACATTTTAAATTACATTAAAGCTGATCGTGCACATGTTATAATGGATGGAGTAGTGGCTTGCTCAGGTAGACCTGATGAGATTATAGAAAACATCAAGAATCATGGTTTTGAGGGGTGTTATAGGTGTCTGAGGGAAAGGGTAAATGGATAGAGGAAGTTAGGGAGAAGGCGAAGAGGGCAATTGATAAGCCCTCAGCCTTTGGCTTGGATTTGGATATTTCAAAATTCAAATCTATCTCTAAATCCTCTGAGTCTATTTCTAGGGATTTGGAGGAGAAGGCTTCTGAGGTTGGTGTGGATCTTAGTGGTAGGGGGAGGGCTGGAAGCTATTTGCAGGTGGATTCCAGCATACTTATGGGTTCCTCCCTCCATGAGGGTGTTGAGGTTTTACCTATCTCTAAAGCCTTAGAATTGTATGATTGGGTTCCAAATTATTATTGGAGGGCTCTTGATGTTGATATGGATAAGTTCACTGCCCTTTCTGAGCTTAAGTGTAGTGGTGGTGTTTTCATTAGGGTTAAGAGTGGCGTTAAAGTTGAGCTTCCAGTTCAAGCATGCTTCTACCTTAAGAGTAGCGGTTTATCCCAGAGTGTTCATAATATTATAATTGTTGAGGAGGGGGCTGAACTTAACGTTTTAACTGGCTGTGCCTCTCCAAGGGTTGGTGAAGCTCTGCATGTTGGTGTTTCGGAATTTTATGTTAAGAGGGGTGGTAAATTAACTTATACCATGATTCATTCTTGGAGTGAGGGTGTTGATGTTAGGCCTAGAACTGGAGTTTTATTGGAGGATGATGCATCATTCACAAGTGTCTATGTTAATGTGAATCCAGCTAAAACTATTCAAACTATGCCAATAGTACACCTTAATGGTGAAAATTCCAGGTCTAGCTTAGTATCCATAGTTGTTGCTTCTAATGGTAGTGTTATTGATGTTGGGGGTGAAGCTCACCTTAATGGTAATGGTAGTAAAGCGGAAATAGTTTCAAAGGTTATTGCGAAGGATGATGCCAACGTTATTTCCAGAGGGGTTATTGTGGGTGAAGGCTATAATTGTAGAGGTCACTTGGAGTGTAGGGGTATGTTGCTATCCTCAAAGGCTGTTATAAGAGCTATACCACAATTGGATGCTAAGAATGCTAGTGCCACATTATCCCATGAAGCTGCTATTGGAAGATTTTCCGAAGATGAAGTATACTACCTTATGTCCAGAGGGTTTAGTGAAGAGGAAGCTGTATCCATTATTGTTAGAGGGTTTATGGATATTGGACCTGTGGATCTACCACCATTACTAAGCAAATATGTGAAGTGGGTTCTAGATAATGTTTCCAGGAAGCTTTAGAGTTTGAAGGCTAAAACCCCCATTAAATCCCTTCTAACCTCAACTTTAAATCCAACACTCCTAAGCCTATTTGAAACCCCCTTAACGAAATCTACTCTACGTTTTATTCCAGGTTGACCTGTATAGTGGTATAGGATTCCTCCAAACTTTAAAACTCTATAAAGCTCCTTGTAGAATTCCATGCTATAAAGTTCTCCAGCCAATTGAAATCTTGGTGGATCATGTATAATTCTATCAAAAGCCTCATCCCCCATTTCACGCACAACTTTTGCTGCGTCTTCAACTATAATCTTTATCCTATCATTCTCCAATCCTCTAGACCATGGGTTTATTTCCGCTATTTTCAGAACGTTTATATCCTTTTCTATGCTTATTACGCTACTTGCACCCATATTTGCTGAAGCTATTGCTGTATATCCAAGTCCTGTGCATACATCGAGCACTTCTAATCCCTTATGAACTTTTGCAGCTTTAACTTTCATTAATGCATCTTCCCATGGGGTTACTCCAGTTATTCTATGCATATGTATACCGTTAATCTCCAGTGTTGGTGCGGCTTTTTCCGCTACGCATCTAAGCTTATAATAATTCCCATCAGCATAAAACGCCACCTTCACGATTTCCCCATCCTCAAGACAGTATACATCGTTACTTTCAATTAACTCTCTAAGCAATTCTATTTCAATTTCAAATCCATCCACAATCACAATGGAATCACGATTCACTATTTCCACATCCTCCTCTGATATGCCTAAATCAAAACTGACTTTCGCAAAACCCCTACGGGTATTTAATGCTTCAATTATCTTTATTGCAGTGTAACGTGATATAAGCTTCTTCTTATGGTAAGTATACTTGTACTCCATAACCCCATGGTTAATTGTGGGAATGAAACCCTTATTAATATTAACTAAACCTTTTTAAGCTTCAAAATTCAATTCTTTTAGGATCTGCTATGATTAGGATAATTGATATTGCGGTTAAGGATGTTAAGGTCATAGATGAAGATGAAACTGTTGTTAAAGCTGCTGATATAATGTCGCAATATAACATTGGATGCTTAGTTGTGGTTAAGGATGGTAAACCTGTTGGGATAGTGACTGAGAGGGATATGTTGAAGAGGGTGATAGTTCCATGCTTAGATCCCAGGACAACAAAAGTTTCGAAGGTGATGTCTAAACCATTGATTTATGGGGATCCAGATATGGATCTAGTTTACGCGGCTAAGTTCATGATAAATAATAACATTAAGAGGCTTCCAATAATTGATCGTGGCAAACTTGTGGGTATAGTCACTTTAACAGATATATTGAGAGCCTTGCCAGAAGTCGTTAAAGCGTTAGAGGAAAGCTTGATAATTGACAAATTGCACCCAAGATTTAGAAAACTGCTTAAAAAGTGAGAGTGATTCATAGGTTTATATGCTTCTAAAAAACAATATTTTACCCTTTGTTTAAATATTAGGTTATTTCACATCGTAGATATTCAATTCTTTAAGGAAATTTTTATTGATATATGGTTTTGCGAAATGCTTATATGTATTGGAGTGAATAGTTTATTTGACTCTTTGCAAAAAATTGGAAATAAAAATATTAATACTACCCTTTTTTTGCGTGGTGTATGCTTTGAGGAGTATACGGGTATCGATCCCGGATGATACTTTACGGGATATTGACTTACTCATTAAAATTGGGCGTTACAATTCTAGGGATGAAGTCATTGCTAAAGCATTAAATGATCTTCTAAACAGAGAATTCGTTAAAATTAATTATGTTCGATACCTTGCAAAGTCTTATTAGGTTTATGCGTATTTAATGAATATATTCGCCTATATATAGGCAAACCTTTATATTATTGCATCATGTTACGTTTTATTTGGTGTATGCTTTGGTGTCGAGAAGTATGCTTGTATCTGCTTCAGCATTGACTGCAGCGTTGGTTTATGTGATGACATGTATAGCTGTCCCCATGCCTAAACCTCTTGGTGTTTGGCATGCTGGCGATATTGCATCCTTTATTTCATCAATACTCTTCGGACCTATTGTTGGAGGATTTGCATGTGGTGTTGGTGCAGCCCTCTTTGACATTTGGAATCCACTTTACCAATCTTCATTTATAATATGGGCTCCAGCAACATTGGTTATACGTGGAATTATGGGTTTCATGATTGGTAAGTTTAGGAGGATTATCCCAAGTAGGCCTAGGTCATCCGAAGTTTTAGCTATGATTATAAGTCATGTATGGAAGAATTTCGCATACTTCGCATATGACTACTATCTCTTTGGCCCCGTAGCATACTTAGATCTATTGACATTCTTCCCATTAAGCGCAATTGATATTGCTGTTACAGTGCCATTATTAGCGGTTATCAGGAAATCCATTGGGAAGGAGTATTTCATGTAATT harbors:
- a CDS encoding DUF126 domain-containing protein, yielding MIIKGRVIKEGEAEGEALVSMEPIAFLGGVDPKTGIVIEREHPLEGKSIKGKILVFPHGKGSTVGTYIIYRMKKLNTAPAAIINEYCEPIVAVGAIIANIPCVDMVDIGKIKSGDFVRVKGDTIYVNE
- a CDS encoding aconitase X catalytic domain-containing protein, with translation MMLTREEEAMLNGEMGEGVRRAMEIIVALGKIYNASGLVKIESAHISGVSYKNLGDEGLEFLEELASMGVKTMVEATLNPAGMDMELWEELGFSREFAEKQIRIVKAYEKMGVKATCTCTPYLVGNKPKFGQHIAWGESSAIIYANSILGARTNRESGISALASAITGRTAKYGLHLDENRLADYVIKVKCNVKGISDFGALGYLIGKMVGNKVPYITGIETADLDELKSLGASMAASGAVGLFHMENITPEAKIKRVIKDSAEEIEIEDLREAYETLNHDVREIDVVSIGCPHASIDEIGKVANMIKGRKIKSQLWITTSRKVYDEAKRRGLLDIINEAGGNVIRDTCMVVAPIEELGFKTLATNSAKMATLAPLHSKVKVRFGSLEDCVKAAISGVWNDN
- a CDS encoding ABC transporter ATP-binding protein — its product is MSKAIVETENLVKIYRHGKIEVQALRGVTVKMPNGKIIGLVGPSGSGKTTLLNIIGGLDTPTKGKIYVDGVDLTTLSEKRLAEYRLNKIGFVFQFLNLIPVLTALENVEVPMTLAKIPKEERRKRAMELLKMVGLEDRMNHKPDEMSGGEQQRVAIARALANDSSIVLADEPTGNVDTDTTIKIMEIITKLNRSLGKTFIIATHDPMVKERCEKTYNIRDGKLIGEN
- a CDS encoding ABC transporter permease; protein product: METWKMAIRNISRRKLRTTLTVLGIVVGVGMMLALLSIVSGMDVRVTQMVRALGGADITIYNATTPGRGGQPFGGFGGFGFTIQRTINLNIIEQISQIQGVYAVSPQLSFMGYIGNTRITIYGIDPQTYDEVTGGLNIINGRMLNVGESGKIILGKAIMEALNTTIGGKVKVGVSTTEQREFEVIGEFETGMMFQEYSAYITIEDAQNMTGLENEATQILVKCEDPYMVSEVANTITSYIPGIRVTTPTAMVTQATQLLNTLTMFFATIGLIALVAGSFGVINTMLMSVSERTREIGILKAIGAKSSDILKMFLAEAVLIGALGGVIGVAVGGVLAYVLPMFMPGIMGTASILGRTTIRGVRQVGSTQLFTPTLTPTNIVVCIALGVLVGLIAGLYPAWRASRMKPVEALRHV
- a CDS encoding KaiC domain-containing protein, with protein sequence MIERLSTGIDGLDELLEGGIPRGFFVAVTGEPGTGKTILCIHFINRGVLDGDKCIYVTTEESRESIIRQAEQFGFKFSKYVDEGRLIIIDALMGKEDQWSLNSLTVDDMVNKVLEAKKSLGYGRARLVIDSMSAFWLDKPAMARKYSYYVKKVLYKWDFTIFATSQYAITTSEAFGWGLEHVADGIIRFRRFIRGGQLKRYVIIEKMRQTQHSLYLHEISIEPNAGLKIIGKAGERVEDVALPSEVSKKIKKVKERSEKIVEE
- a CDS encoding THUMP domain-containing protein, whose amino-acid sequence is MLTCPPGLEDIVELELKEKFGFVNVVLKPFNIQGRVLVDMQSSNVNDLLSMKSIHHVRRYISTFTVSSSKDGLKEIYDVVYSLDLSEFLPKTGSFRVTSERIGIHEYTSMDVQRIAGQAIVDKYRNRVDLENFDVEVIVDVVHDKCVVCISISRESLHKRHYRVFDHPAALRPTIAYGMVRLSNPLESNVFVDPMVGGGTILIEAALYMGSKLKLYGFDINERFLEGAKANAEAAGVLSLINFSKGDCTKLSNYISNVDRIVTNPPYGIRMEPKIGIRQLYFMFASEAYKCMNSGGRLVVITLKEGVMRKALLNANFSIVHERYTLHGDLRAKIFVAEK
- a CDS encoding phosphoenolpyruvate carboxykinase (GTP) — translated: MKPEHFDRLMKIKDPELHRWIADIILVCQPSSIYINTGSQDDIEYIRRVSLERGEEIPTKYPLQTIHFDGAKDLARDRENTRILVEGVGGIPLLNTRGRIDGLNEIKSVLKGIMMGNEAFVGFFCLGPRRSPLSLYAVQVTDSAYVMHSENILYRLSYDDFVERGSEIKYMRFLHSAGERNEYGWSKNLDKRRIYIDLADDTVYSTNTQYAGNTVGLKKLALRLTVYRGCLEGWLSEHMFIAGVKGPGDRITYFTGAFPAGCGKTSTALMADTVVGDDLAIIREVNGIPRAINPEVGMFGIIEGINPKDDPEIYEILTSPYSEVIFSNILLMGNGEVWWNGKIGVPMAGLNYAGVWWPGKVDERGNPIPPSHSNARFTTHIKYLKNLDPRIEDPDGVPVGGMIFGGRDSDTWVPVEEGLSWEHGIVTKGAALESERTTAVLGKAGEREFNPYAILDFISISVGKFTELHFKFAEKLKVKPKVFGVNYFLRDESGRYLAEKVDKKVWLKWMELRVHDDVGFIEIPTGRIPIYNDLVELFNKVLGKDYPEQLYEKEFTVRVPQHLAKIERIWKIYANIPDTPELLFQILREERERLKKAEERYGSYISPMKFDKK
- a CDS encoding ABC transporter ATP-binding protein, whose protein sequence is MLEISDLWVEVAGKPVLKGVNLRIDYGEVHVLLGPNGSGKTTLINAIIGDPRFKVIRGSIRFKGIDITNMPINERVKLGIGIGFQMPPKIRGVKLGDLLREISLRFGGKSNIDELAKSLNMHEFLDREVNVGFSGGELKRCEVLQVLVQSPDLAIFDEPDSGVDVENLSLLAKAINDFCSLSDKPIMRKRSALIITHLGYILNYIKADRAHVIMDGVVACSGRPDEIIENIKNHGFEGCYRCLRERVNG
- a CDS encoding SufD family Fe-S cluster assembly protein; protein product: MSEGKGKWIEEVREKAKRAIDKPSAFGLDLDISKFKSISKSSESISRDLEEKASEVGVDLSGRGRAGSYLQVDSSILMGSSLHEGVEVLPISKALELYDWVPNYYWRALDVDMDKFTALSELKCSGGVFIRVKSGVKVELPVQACFYLKSSGLSQSVHNIIIVEEGAELNVLTGCASPRVGEALHVGVSEFYVKRGGKLTYTMIHSWSEGVDVRPRTGVLLEDDASFTSVYVNVNPAKTIQTMPIVHLNGENSRSSLVSIVVASNGSVIDVGGEAHLNGNGSKAEIVSKVIAKDDANVISRGVIVGEGYNCRGHLECRGMLLSSKAVIRAIPQLDAKNASATLSHEAAIGRFSEDEVYYLMSRGFSEEEAVSIIVRGFMDIGPVDLPPLLSKYVKWVLDNVSRKL